The window CCCGTACACGATCCGCCTGTTCGCGGAGGGGGTCCCCTCCTCGGAAACCCCCGAACAGGCGGCGATCCGCCGCTCGGTGGGCGGCGAGAACGACTCCGCGACCCGCCAACTGGCGAGATTCGTCAGGGACGTGGCCGAGAACGACGCCACCGGCATGCGGATCCGCGTGGTCTACCGCCGCGACCGCTACCGCCGGGGCGGCGACCACATCCCCTTCCTCGAACGCGGCTACCCGGCCGCCCGCTTCACCGAGCCGGCCGAGGACTTCGCCCACCAGCACCAGGACGTCCGCGTCGACGAGACCGGCAAGCAGTACGGCGACCTGCCGCAGTTCTGCGACTTCGACTTCACGGCGCGGGTGGCGAAGGTCAACGCGGCGGCGTTGTGGACCCTGTCCCAGGCCCCCGGAGCCCCGACCGGCGCCAAGATCATCACGACCACCCTCACGAACACCACGCAACTGGTGTGGACGAGGGGCCCGGAACCGGACCTCGCCGGCTACGAGATCGTCTGGCGCGAGACGACGGCCCCCGAGTGGACCCATGTGGTGCCGGCGGGCGACGTGACGACACACGAGGTGGACCTGTCGAAGGACAACGTGTTCGTCGGGGTGAGAGCGGTGAACACAGCGGGCCTGCGGGGGCCGGTGGCTTTCCCGGCCCCGCAGTCGTAAGCCGGTCCGCATCGCCAGTGCCCATTGTCCGGCCCGTCCGGGGGCCGCGGGCCCCTACCGAGGCTCGGGCGGGCGCTGCCTGGGCATGTTCGGTCGCGCCCCGTTCCCCGGTGGCACAGCGAGCCGCCCCTGCCCCACCCCCACGTCCTGCCGAGCCCCGCCGGCCACAGCCGACTGAATTCCCATCGGCGCCGACCCCGTCCGGAACTCCACCATCCAGTCCGCCGTCTCCGCCCGCACCAGCTCCGTCACGTCCTCCGAGAACCGCCGCAGCACCCCCAGACACCGCTCCGCCGCCTCACTCGCGGTCCCCTCGGCCGGTCCCAGAACCTCCCGCACACTCTCCGTCGCCCAGTCGAACTGCAACACCTGAAGCCGCCGCTGCACCGCCTGAGCCGTGGCGACGTCCCTTATCCACCCGGACGTCACCCCGAAGAACCGATCGACCGCCATACACGCCACCGCCAGCAGCAGCGCCAGATACCCCCACGGCGCCACCCCGCTCGCGACCCCCGTCAGATCCAGCAGCGGCAGCGCGGCCCCCACCACCGCCCCCACCGCGGCCCCACCCCGCAACGCCCGAGCCCCCCGCCGCTTCCACACGCGATCCGCGAGATACCACGCGGCCGTGTCCAGCGCCCCCCGCTCCACCCACCGGTACAACTCGTGCAACCGCACCGCGGGCTCCCCCCAGTCCCCGAGCGGAAACGCCCGCCCCCTCAGATCGCCCGGCCGGATCCCGGCCGCCCCTTCGCCGCCCCCGACGCCCCGCCCGTGCTGAGACGACCTCTCGGGCTGCATCTCCGGCTGACCCACCCGGCACTCCCTACTGATCACGGTGCGTGACACCACGTACGACCCGGGTACGACCCCCACGCCGCACGGAACGTCACGCAGCACCTGAGGCTGACGCGCCGGACCCTTCCTAGCGCCCCATGGGTGACGAAGAGATGCCTTTCGCCTCTTTTCCGCCCGGAAGAGGGTCTTGATCAGGTATCGGACTCCAGTTCCTCTCACTCGAAAGAGTGCTGGGGCGACGGCTGCGCCGACCACGTAGGCTCGTGCTGAACGGGAAATCCGAGCGGAAATCCCCGTACGAACACAAGGAGCTGATCGTGATCCCCGGTGGTGGCCAGCCCAACATGCAGCAGCTGCTCCAGCAGGCCCAGAAGATGCAGCAGGACCTGGCGAGGGCGCAGGAGGAACTGGCTCAGACAGAGGTCGAGGGCCAGGCGGGCGGCGGTCTGGTGAAGGCCACCGTGACGGGCTCCGGCGAACTCAGGGCGCTCAAGATCGACCCGAAGGCGGTGGACCCGGAGACTGCATCCATTGAAGAGACGGCCGAGACCCTCGCCGACCTGGTCATCGCGGCCGTACAGGCGGCCAACGAGAACGCGCAGAACCTCCAGCAGCAGAAGCTGGGCCCGCTGGCCCAGGGCCTGGGCGGCGGCAGCGGCATCCCGGGCCTGCCCTTCTGACATTCCCGGCGTTCTCCGGCTTGCCTTTCTAAGACGGGCCGCGGCCAACTACCGTACGTACCGTAAGGAACCCCAGGAAGGGACGGCAGTCCGTTGTACGAAGGCGTGGTCCAGGACCTCATCGACGAGCTGGGACGGCTGCCCGGCGTCGGTCCCAAGAGCGCGCAGCGGATCGCCTTCCACATCCTGCAGGCGGAGCCGACGGACGTACGGCGCCTCGCCCAGGCCCTGATGGAGGTCAAGGCGAAGGTCCGCTTCTGCGCGACGTGCGGGAACATCGCGCAGGAGGAGCTGTGCAACATCTGCCGGGACACGCGCCGTGACCCGGCGGTGATCTGCGTGGTCGAGGAGCCGAAGGACGTCGTGGCGATCGAGCGGACCCGCGAGTTCCGCGGCCGTTACCACGTCCTCGGCGGCGCGATCAGCCCGATCGAGGGTGTCGGGCCGGACGACCTGCGTATACGAGAACTTCTCGCGCGGTTGGCCGACGGGACGGTCACGGAGCTGATCCTGGCCACCGACCCGAACCTGGAGGGCGAGGCCACGGCCACGTACCTCGCACGCATGATCAAGCCCATGGGCCTGAAGGTCACCCGCCTGGCCAGCGGCCTCCCGGTGGGTGGCGACCTGGAATACGCGGACGAGGTCACCCTCGGCCGCGCCTTCGAGGGGAGACGACTCCTAGATGTCTGACGCCACGCTGCACGCGACCGAGCCGGACCCGGACGACTTCGCGGTCCAGATCTCGGACCAGATCGAGAGCTTCCTGGTCGCCGTCACGGAGGTCGCGAAGGGCGACGAGCCGGGCTCGACCGTGCCCTTCCTCCTCCTGGAGGTCTCCCAACTCCTCCTGGCCGGCGGCCGCCTGGGCGCCCACGAGGACATCGTCCCCGACGAGCGCTACGAGCCCGACCTGGGCCCGGAGCCCGACGTCGACGAACTCCGCGAGAACCTCGCCCGCCTGCTGGACCCGGTGGACGTCTACTCCGAGGTCTTCGACCCCTACGAGCCCCGCAAGGCCCCGGTCCCGGCCCGTATCTCCGACGACCTCGCCGACGTCATCACCGACCTCCGCCACGGCATGGCCCACTACCGCGCCGGCCGCACCACGGAGGCCCTGTGGTGGTGGCAGTTCTCGTACTTCTCCAACTGGGGTACGACGGCCTCGGCGACCCTGCGCGCCCTGCACTCGGTCCTGGCCCACGTCCGCCTGAACCAGCCCCTGGAGGAGCTGGACGGCCTGGACACGGACCAGGGCATGATGGGCGACGAGACGCTGGAGTTCGAGGCCGGCAGGGTCATGGAGCAGGAGATCGGGGAGCCGCTGGGGATGCGGCCGGCGAAGTAGCCTCCGGCTTGTCCGCTGTGGAAGCGTGCTCGGGCTTCATGACGAGCCCGGGCACCTTGGGGAGGGCGGTCCGGACGGCTTCGCGGACGCGGTCCAGGTCTACGCCGAGGCGTTCCAGCCTTTGAGGGAGTCCGTCGGCAGGTATTTCGGACCTGACGATGCGCAGGAAGTCGGCGATGGGCGCGTTGAGGGAAAGCGGGGTGTGGTACCCCGAAGAGGTCCGGCTGCGCCACTCACTCAGGCGGTAGTCGATGTCGTCCAGGTGGCTCACGCCGTCGCCGCGGATCTGGAAGCCGAGCGCCGTGCATTGCT of the Streptomyces sp. T12 genome contains:
- a CDS encoding SLATT domain-containing protein → MGQPEMQPERSSQHGRGVGGGEGAAGIRPGDLRGRAFPLGDWGEPAVRLHELYRWVERGALDTAAWYLADRVWKRRGARALRGGAAVGAVVGAALPLLDLTGVASGVAPWGYLALLLAVACMAVDRFFGVTSGWIRDVATAQAVQRRLQVLQFDWATESVREVLGPAEGTASEAAERCLGVLRRFSEDVTELVRAETADWMVEFRTGSAPMGIQSAVAGGARQDVGVGQGRLAVPPGNGARPNMPRQRPPEPR
- a CDS encoding YbaB/EbfC family nucleoid-associated protein codes for the protein MIPGGGQPNMQQLLQQAQKMQQDLARAQEELAQTEVEGQAGGGLVKATVTGSGELRALKIDPKAVDPETASIEETAETLADLVIAAVQAANENAQNLQQQKLGPLAQGLGGGSGIPGLPF
- the recR gene encoding recombination mediator RecR, whose protein sequence is MYEGVVQDLIDELGRLPGVGPKSAQRIAFHILQAEPTDVRRLAQALMEVKAKVRFCATCGNIAQEELCNICRDTRRDPAVICVVEEPKDVVAIERTREFRGRYHVLGGAISPIEGVGPDDLRIRELLARLADGTVTELILATDPNLEGEATATYLARMIKPMGLKVTRLASGLPVGGDLEYADEVTLGRAFEGRRLLDV
- a CDS encoding DUF5063 domain-containing protein, coding for MSDATLHATEPDPDDFAVQISDQIESFLVAVTEVAKGDEPGSTVPFLLLEVSQLLLAGGRLGAHEDIVPDERYEPDLGPEPDVDELRENLARLLDPVDVYSEVFDPYEPRKAPVPARISDDLADVITDLRHGMAHYRAGRTTEALWWWQFSYFSNWGTTASATLRALHSVLAHVRLNQPLEELDGLDTDQGMMGDETLEFEAGRVMEQEIGEPLGMRPAK